A portion of the Sabethes cyaneus chromosome 3, idSabCyanKW18_F2, whole genome shotgun sequence genome contains these proteins:
- the LOC128740549 gene encoding lamin-C-like, with protein MSQRSKKATVKATSTSGAQSVSSSASTVSESSETALSPSRHSRLQEKNNLMNLNDRLVCYIERVRFLEQENSRVSLELSACQDAGQREIANLKSIYEGELADARKLLDETAREKAKVEIDVKRYWEENDMLRMKLNKKTKELTEVEKDARANESRVIELTANYNSACLERKKLQDELRESEIEAAKLRKTFETMRKDLEHETLLRVDLENNVQSLREELTFKDQIHSQELSESKMRKQSELTEMDGLLMEQYETKLQQTLAELREQYDSQLRINRDEISDLYDARVQSLETRLNAERAEYENDRLKLEKEINRLRDEMSFQLKEYQDLMDIKISLDMEIAAYDKLLASEETRLNITPNLTGTTSNPGSFSTSSRLFRTPSQKRKRNAMDDSLDYSITSSAKGDLELVECDPDGTFVKIHNKSDKTRNLDGWQVIRRTENTEVVYKFPKSTKIAGNTSISILSASSGQKNNSPAVLVMKGQSWASGDSMITVLINTDGEEVAYAERIKMKSINHSGPRDKYFLEEGGARLGVTPPNAKPAKGDKNDEQCAVM; from the coding sequence ATGTCTCAACGCTCGAAGAAAGCCACCGTCAAGGCAACATCCACCTCGGGTGCACAGTCGGTGTCCTCGTCCGCATCCACCGTATCGGAAAGCTCAGAAACGGCACTCAGTCCGTCCCGTCACAGTCGGCTGCAggagaaaaataacctaatgaACCTGAACGATCGGCTGGTGTGCTACATAGAACGTGTTCGCTTTTTGGAACAAGAAAACTCGCGCGTTTCGCTGGAGCTGTCCGCCTGTCAGGACGCAGGCCAGCGGGAGATCGCGAACCTGAAATCAATTTACGAGGGGGAACTGGCCGACGCACGAAAACTGCTCGATGAGACGGCACGGGAAAAGGCGAAGGTGGAAATCGATGTCAAACGGTACTGGGAGGAAAACGATATGCTGcgaatgaaactgaacaaaaagACTAAGGAGTTGACGGAGGTGGAAAAAGATGCTCGTGCCAATGAATCCCGGGTCATCGAACTGACAGCGAACTACAATAGTGCCTGTTTGGAGCGTAAAAAATTGCAGGATGAACTCCGGGAGTCCGAAATTGAGGCAGCTAAACTGAGGAAAACATTTGAAACAATGCGAAAGGATTTGGAACATGAAACATTGCTGCGAGTGGATCTGGAGAATAACGTTCAGAGCTTGAGGGAAGAATTGACCTTTAAAGACCAAATCCACAGTCAAGAGCTGAGCGAAAGCAAAATGAGAAAGCAAAGTGAGCTGACGGAAATGGATGGACTGCTAATGGAACAGTATGAAACAAAATTGCAGCAGACACTGGCGGAACTTCGGGAACAGTACGACTCACAGCTGCGCATAAATCGGGATGAAATTTCCGATCTGTACGACGCTCGTGTGCAAAGTCTAGAAACTCGTCTCAACGCGGAACGCGCTGAGTACGAAAATGACCGGTTAAAACTCGAAAAGGAAATCAACCGGCTGCGCGATGAAATGTCTTTCCAGCTGAAGGAATATCAAGATCTTATGGATATCAAAATATCACTGGATATGGAAATAGCGGCTTACGATAAGCTGCTCGCATCGGAGGAAACTCGCTTGAACATCACACCGAACCTGACCGGCACGACGTCCAATCCTGGCAGCTTCAGCACATCCTCGCGATTGTTCCGAACGCCCTCGCAGAAGCGCAAAAGAAATGCCATGGATGATTCGTTGGACTACTCGATCACTTCTTCCGCCAAGGGTGATCTTGAATTAGTTGAATGTGATCCAGATGGAACGTTCGTGAAAATTCACAACAAATCAGACAAAACACGCAACCTGGATGGTTGGCAGGTCATCCGCAGGACAGAGAACACTGAAGTGGTTTACAAGTTCCCGAAATCCACCAAAATTGCGGGCAACACTAGCATTAGTATCCTGTCGGCATCCAGCGGTCAGAAGAACAATTCTCCCGCGGTTCTCGTTATGAAGGGTCAATCTTGGGCTAGCGGGGATAGCATGATCACCGTGCTGATCAACACCGATGGGGAAGAAGTAGCCTATGCTGAGcgaataaaaatgaaatcaaTCAACCATTCCGGCCCGAGAGATAAGTACTTTCTCGAGGAAGGTGGAGCCCGACTGGGCGTGACTCCACCGAACGCAAAACCCGCGAAAGGGGATAAGAACGATGAACAGTGTGCGGTGATGTGA
- the LOC128740547 gene encoding rho GTPase-activating protein gacR-like has translation MQIVRFIVFLGAVLLWGTIYAEDTKTFPGAEIIIPAIIGQVLPAIIGGIIGGGGGGGAPGGGASLPALPPVSVSHTTSVATSVANKPIAVSHSGSLSTSSNTNAGSHATAGQGSIVTAASSSGTNPLNSLSVQWRKFYKNLGQF, from the exons ATGCAAATAGTGAGATTTATAGTCTTTCTGGGTGCCGTTTTGCTTTGGGGCACAATTTATGCCGAAGACACGAAAACGTTTCCAGG CGCTGAAATCATCATCCCGGCAATTATAGGTCAGGTTTTACCCGCCATTATTGGCGGGATTATTGGTGGTGGGGGAGGCGGTGGTGCACCGGGAGGTGGTGCAAGCCTTCCGGCATTGCCGCCGGTGTCGGTCTCACACACGACTTCAGTGGCCACCTCGGTCGCAAATAAGCCAATAGCAGTGAG TCACAGCGGCTCGTTATCGACCAGTTCCAACACCAATGCCGGTTCACACGCGACAGCAGGACAGGGATCGATAGTTACAGCAGCAAGCTCCAGCGGGACGAATCCACTCAACAGTCTCAGCGTGCAGTGGCGAAAGTTTTACAAAAATCTTGGCCAATTCTAG